Part of the Coriobacteriia bacterium genome, GGTGAGTTTGCCTTGGACATAGCAGGCGCGGTGATGTCGGTCGGGGGCCTCGGCGCCGCGGCGAAGACTCTCGGGGCGGTAAGAGCGGCAGGGGGGCTCGGAGAGGCACTGCTTGGCGAGGGCAGGGCGGTAGCGTCAGGGCTCGGGGGACTTGCGAAGAGCGGTGCGAGCCGGATACGGTCGCTTGTCACAAATCTTAGGCGGGGGTCGGGTGAGACTGCTGCAACCGGGCAAGGTTTTGAGAGTTTCGACGATGTAAAGAAGGCGGTGGGCTCGCCAGGACAGGACAGAGAGTGGCATCATATTGTGGAACAGTCACAAATCAAGAAGTCAGGCTTCAATCCGTCACAGATTCACAACACGGACAATCTTCTATCTCTCGATAAAGGTACCCATCATAAGATAAGCGGCTATTATAGCAGCAAGGATAGAAACCTCTCATCTACAATGATAGTTAGGGACTGGCTAGCCGGTCAGAGTTTCCAAGACCAATACGAGTTTGGAATCGATGTCCTTAAGAGGTTCGGTGCTATTTGATGAATACGCCAGATAGTCATGATCTTATCAAGAAATACGTTGAATACGCTACTATAGAAGGAGAAACCAAGCTCAGCGGAGACTATAAAAAGGGCAACAGAATGGTTGTGAAACTAAATAACATATTTGACATTATCAAAGGAGATAGGCAGTTATCAATATATGTACTATCGTCTGTTATGGAGTCGCATTCAGTCAGAGCTCGTGGATTGGCTGCAGTTGATGCGCTAAGACTTGGTATTTGTATTCCTGAGTCTGTAAAGGCGTTGGAAGAAATCTCGTTACGAGAAGACATATGGGGATTTGGAAGCAAAATGGCCTTGAGAATCTGGAGAGGAGAGTTTCCCGGAAAGACTCTCTGAATACTAGAGGGAAGGTCATCGCCTTGTGTCTTCTTGGATGAAGAGAGCGAACCCATCCTGCTCTTCGCCTACGCTCACTGGACCGAGTTTGTTGGTCTTGCATATCAGACCGAACAGAGCAACTAGCCTAATGATTGTTTCATCTACGTACGGAGAACACAGATGATCCCTGAACCCTATCGCGTATTCGCATTCCTCGTCGGGCTGGCCTTCTGGCTTGTCATGGTCGTCGCCGTAACCGTCGCCTACGGCCTCCTCGGCCGACCCGAATGGCTACGTGTCGTCATGACCCTTCTGCCGCTTCTGGTCGTGCTTATCGCTTGGGTGACGCTTGCGCTCTCCTGGGCTTCGATGCTCTCCATCTCGGCGATCGCCGTGGGATTGGTCTTTGTCGTGCACCTCTTCCTCACCAAGTACCTAGGACTCAAGTAAGCAGCTCGAGATCGGGCAGTTTCGAGTTCCGCCCCAAGATTCATGAGATGTCAGCGGCGAAGCCTTCGGCAGCTTTCTGCTGTTGCCTAGGTCCGCGGCGAGCCGGATCGTTCACGCCCAAAGCCATAATTGAGGTGTAAGAACGTACAAACATAGTGTACAGATGTACAACAATGGTCCCGACACCATTCGGATGCGGGCTGGCTTGAGCTGAGTCTTGTCGTGTTGGCTTGTGTCAGACACTCCTCCGACCCTTCACGCTACACTGTGCAACAGATGCGAGACAATGCGGGGGGAGTGTTCATGTCTGAGATTCTGGTTCGCTGGCTCGACGAGGGCGGCGCTGTTCGCTCGGCAGGCGCGGAAGTCCTGCCGCTCAGTGAGGCGTCGTCTTGGGTGTGGGTTGACGTCACGGACCCCGACGTAGCGGTGCTCGATCATCTTGCCGACGTCTTCGGGCTTCATCCGCTTGTTGTCGAGGACATGCTGCACGCCCAACACAGGGCTAAGTTCGATGTCTACCCGAATGGCGCCTTCCTCGCGTGGCTTACGCCGGATCACCGCAGGGGCGAGGGTGTTGCCACCCGCGAGCTCGACGTCTTCGTTGGCAACACGTGTCTGCTGACGCTCCACCATGGTGTAGATGAAGCCATCGAAAAGGTCGCCAAGGATGCGGAGCGCGTATTGCAGGCCGGTCCGGATTGGCTGATGCACGCCATCGTGGACCTGCTGGTGGATTCTACGCTCCCGCTCGTCGATGCAATGGGCGAGGAGCTCTCGGCGATCGAGGACACAATGCTCGACAATCCTCGGCAGGACGACTTGAAACGCCTTCACAAGGTGCGCCGTCAGCTGGTTCGGATGCACCGCATCGTCGCTCCCGAGCGTGACATCATCCGCGGCATCGGGCGCGAACGCGGGGCGAACAGCGGCGAGATCTACCGGTACTTCCAGGATGTGGGAGATCATCTGGGGATGGTGCTTGACTCGATTGAGACCTACCAAGATGTGGGAGCATCCGTGATGGACGTGTATCTCTCGGCTCAGAACAACCGCATGAACCTGATCATGAAGCAGCTGACGGTGGTAGCGACGATCTTTATGCCGCTGACGTTGCTCTCGGGTATCTATGGAATGAACATCACCGTGAAGATGTGGCCGCCATCCGACGCATGGTGGTCGTTTCCGGCGGTCGTGGGCTTCATGTGGGTTGTGGCAATCGCAATGGGCATCTATTTTCGGAGGAAGAAGTGGTGGTAGGCGAGCCTTCGTCAGCAGAGGACAAGAGCCACGAGATCTACACGGTGGCCAACAGCGTGACGCTGCTCAGGCTGATGCTGGTGCCGTTCTTCTTCGCGGTGCTCATCAATGGCAGGCATGATGACCTTGCGTTTGCCCTGTTTGTCATTG contains:
- the corA gene encoding magnesium/cobalt transporter CorA; its protein translation is MSEILVRWLDEGGAVRSAGAEVLPLSEASSWVWVDVTDPDVAVLDHLADVFGLHPLVVEDMLHAQHRAKFDVYPNGAFLAWLTPDHRRGEGVATRELDVFVGNTCLLTLHHGVDEAIEKVAKDAERVLQAGPDWLMHAIVDLLVDSTLPLVDAMGEELSAIEDTMLDNPRQDDLKRLHKVRRQLVRMHRIVAPERDIIRGIGRERGANSGEIYRYFQDVGDHLGMVLDSIETYQDVGASVMDVYLSAQNNRMNLIMKQLTVVATIFMPLTLLSGIYGMNITVKMWPPSDAWWSFPAVVGFMWVVAIAMGIYFRRKKWW